A window of Saccharomyces eubayanus strain FM1318 chromosome XII, whole genome shotgun sequence contains these coding sequences:
- the SWC7 gene encoding Swc7p — protein sequence MDCPLNIVLLLLQIILQRQQALSHRDKSLNLEELLKEPIIDNEILTEFKTHKLVQLYGPQYYRDISLRGLKTMVTDIFANGIQETAQPSDTDEPITVVSLANHYYAQRIDELQGRELPQLKEQLLNKLEHMT from the coding sequence ATGGATTGTCCTTTAAACATCGTACTATTGCTACTGCAAATCATTTTACAGCGCCAGCAAGCGCTCAGTCATCGGGATAAGTCACTCAACTTGGAAGAGTTGTTAAAGGAGCCTATCATCGACAATGAAATCCTTACAGAATTCAAGACACACAAGCTGGTCCAATTGTACGGCCCCCAGTACTACCGCGACATATCCCTAAGAGGTCTCAAGACAATGGTAACGGATATCTTCGCAAACGGAATCCAGGAAACAGCCCAACCATCAGATACAGACGAGCCAATAACTGTGGTCTCGCTAGCCAACCACTACTATGCGCAAAGGATTGATGAACTACAGGGAAGAGAACTGCCTCAACTAAAAGAGCAGTTGCTCAATAAGCTGGAGCACATGACCTAG
- the IKI3 gene encoding Elongator subunit IKI3 gives MRNLITLNKGKFRPVASTAEDDEDDLPLALLDSVFDTLSDSITCVLGSTDIGAIEVQQFMKDGSRNILASFNIQTFDDKLLSFIHFADMNQLVFVFEQGDIVTATYDPVSLNPTQTLIEIVGTIDNGIAAAQWSYDEETLAMVTKDRNVVVLSKSYEPISEYHLEVDDLKISKHVTVGWGKKETQFRGKGARAMEREALASLKASGLVGNQLRDPTMPYMVDSGNVTSLDTHETTISWRGDCDYFAVSSIEEVPDEDDETKVVNRRAFRVFTREGQLDSASEPVTGMEHHLSWKPQGSLIASIQRKTDLGDEDSVDLIFFERNGLRHGEFDTRLPLDEKIKSVCWNSNSEALAIVLVDRIQLWTSKNYHWYLKQELYASNISYVKWHPEKDFTLMFSDDGFVNIVDFAYKMAQGPTLEPFDNGTSLVIDGTTVNITPLALASAPPPMYYRDFETSGNVLDVACSLSNEIYAAINRDALVFASIPSIEEMKKGKHPKVVCEFFKSEFTSELDSLRQVAFINDSVVGVLLDTDNLSRIALLDIQDITQPTLITIVEVYDKIVLLRSDFDYNHLVYETREGTVCQVDAEGQLMEITKFPQLVRDFRVKRVHNMLSEDDTNWSTESSELVAFGVTNNGKLFANQVLLASAVTSLEITDSFLLFTTAQHNLQFVHLNSTDFKPLPLVEEGVEDERVRAIERGSVLVSVIPSKASVVLQATRGNLETIYPRIMVLAEVRKDIVAKRYKEAFVICRTHRINLDILYDYAPELFIENLELFINQIERVDYLNLFISCLSEDDVTKTKYRETLYSGISNSFGIEPAPLTEMQMYMKKKMFDPKTSKVNKICDAVLNVLLNNVEYKKKYLQTIITAYASQNPQNLSDALKLISELEDPEEKDFCVTYLCFLQDVNVVYKVTLSLYDVNLALLVAQKSQMDPREYLPFLQELQDNEPLRRKVMIDDYLGNYEKALEHLSEIEKEKDVSEEVIHYVEAHELYRHALALYRYDSKKQNVIYNIYAKYLSSIQSYTDAAIAYEMLGKFKEAMGAYESGKRWREAITIAVQKFPEEVETVAEDLITSLTFEHRYIDAADIQLEYLNNVKEAVTLYCKAYRYDTACLVAIKGKKEELLEEVVDPGLGEGFGIIAELLADCKGQVNSQLRRLRELRAKKEENPYAFYGQETEQADDVSIAPSETSTQESFFTRYTGKTGGTAKTGASRRTAKNKRREERKRARGKKGTIYEEEYLVQSVARLIERLTQTKSDAVRVVEGLCRRNMREQAHQIQKNFVEVLDLLKANVKEIYSISEKDRERVNENGEVYYIPEIPVPEIQDFPKSHIVDF, from the coding sequence ATGCGTAATCTTATTACCCTAAATAAGGGTAAGTTCAGACCAGTGGCCTCTACTGcggaagatgatgaagatgatttaCCTTTAGCTTTATTGGACTCTGTGTTTGACACGTTATCCGATAGTATTACCTGTGTACTTGGTTCCACTGATATTGGTGCTATTGAAGTGCAACAGTTCATGAAGGATGGATCCAGGAACATCTTGGCTTCATTCAACATTCAGACCTTTGACGACAAATTACTTTCTTTCATCCATTTTGCTGATATGAACCAGCTAGTGTTTGTCTTCGAACAGGGTGATATTGTCACTGCCACTTATGATCCTGTCAGTTTAAACCCCACCCAGACTTTGATTGAAATTGTGGGTACCATAGATAATGGGATAGCGGCTGCACAGTGGTCctatgatgaagaaacgCTGGCTATGGTTACCAAAGATCGTAATGTGGTTGTGCTAAGTAAATCCTACGAACCTATATCTGAGTACCATTTGGAAGTGGATGATCTTAAGATATCAAAGCATGTCACTGTTGGCTGGGGTAAGAAGGAAACTCAATTTAGAGGAAAAGGTGCGCGGGCCATGGAAAGAGAAGCGTTAGCTAGTTTAAAAGCATCCGGCTTGGTCGGTAATCAACTCAGGGATCCCACCATGCCCTATATGGTAGATTCTGGTAATGTGACGTCTTTGGACACCCATGAAACCACCATCTCTTGGAGAGGTGATTGTGATTACTTTGCTGTATCTTCTATCGAAGAAGTGCCTGACGAGGATGACGAAACAAAAGTGGTAAACAGAAGAGCTTTTAGAGTATTCACTCGTGAAGGCCAATTGGATAGTGCTTCTGAACCAGTCACAGGAATGGAGCATCATTTAAGTTGGAAACCTCAAGGTTCTTTAATCGCGTCCATCCAGAGGAAGACCGATCTTGGTGATGAGGATTCAGTAGATTTaatcttctttgaaagGAACGGTTTGAGACATGGCGAATTTGATACAAGATTGCCATTAGACGAGAAGATAAAGAGCGTATGTTGGAATAGTAACTCAGAGGCATTAGCCATTGTTTTAGTAGATCGGATTCAATTATGGACATCTAAGAATTACCATTGGTATCTAAAACAAGAACTGTATGCCAGTAACATTTCTTACGTTAAATGGCATCCAGAAAAGGATTTCACTTTAATGTTTTCTGATGATGGATTTGTTAACATTGTTGATTTTGCCTACAAGATGGCGCAAGGCCCAACATTAGAACCATTCGATAACGGTACATCTCTTGTTATCGATGGAACAACCGTGAACATCACTCCTTTAGCCCTTGCTAGTGCCCCTCCTCCAATGTATTACCgtgattttgaaacttcCGGTAATGTTTTGGACGTTGCATGTAGTTTGTCAAATGAAATATATGCAGCTATCAACAGGGATGCTTTGGTATTTGCATCCATACCTagtattgaagaaatgaaaaagggCAAGCATCCCAAGGTAGTTTGCGAATTCTTTAAATCTGAGTTTACAAGTGAACTTGACTCTTTGAGACAAGTAGCCTTTATAAACGATTCAGTTGTTGGTGTTCTGCTTGACACAGATAACCTTTCTAGAATAGCACTTTTGGATATTCAAGATATTACTCAACCAACACTTATAACTATTGTGGAGGTTTATGATAAGATTGTTTTGTTGAGGAGTGATTTCGATTACAACCATCTGGTATATGAAACTCGTGAGGGTACGGTTTGTCAAGTGGATGCGGAAGGTCAATTAATGGAAATTACTAAATTCCCCCAGCTAGTGCGTGACTTCAGAGTGAAGAGAGTTCATAATATGTTATCAGAAGATGATACCAACTGGTCTACTGAAAGTTCGGAATTGGTTGCATTCGGTGTCACAAATAATGGTAAGTTATTTGCAAACCAAGTTCTCTTGGCTTCTGCAGTTActtctttggaaatcaCTGACTCCTTCTTGCTATTTACCACAGCACAGCATAATTTACAATTCGTGCATTTGAATTCTACCGACTTCAAACCTTTGCCTTTAGTGGAAGAAGGTGTCGAAGATGAAAGAGTGCGTGCCATAGAAAGAGGTTCTGTTTTAGTATCTGTCATCCCATCCAAAGCTTCTGTTGTACTGCAAGCTACACGTGGTAATTTAGAAACTATCTACCCAAGAATTATGGTTCTAGCTGAAGTTAGAAAAGATATCGTGGCAAAACGTTACAAAGAAGCGTTTGTTATTTGTCGTACACATAGAATTAACCTTGATATCTTGTACGACTATGCCCCCGAGTTGTTTATCGAAAACTTGGAACTATTTATTAACCAGATTGAAAGAGTCGATTATCtcaatttatttatttccTGTTTGTCAGAGGATGACGTTACAAAAACGAAGTATAGAGAGACTCTTTATTCAGGTATCTCAAATTCATTTGGAATTGAACCAGCACCACTTACAGAAATGCAAATGTacatgaaaaagaaaatgtttgATCCTAAAACTTCTAAAGTCAACAAAATATGTGATGCCGTGTTGAACGTTTTATTAAATAATGTCGaatacaagaagaaatatctGCAAACAATTATCACTGCATATGCGTCCCAAAATCCTCAAAATCTATCAGATGCATTGAAACTAATCAGTGAACTAGAAGACccagaagagaaagactTTTGCGTTACTTATTTATGTTTCTTGCAAGATGTTAATGTGGTCTACAAGGTCACTCTATCTCTGTATGATGTCAATTTAGCATTATTAGTTGCCCAAAAATCACAAATGGATCCTCGTGAATATTTGCCATTTTTACAAGAATTGCAAGACAACGAACCTTTGCGCCGTAAGGTCATGATTGATGACTATTTAGGTAATTACGAAAAGGCTTTAGAGCATCTTTccgaaattgaaaaggaaaaagatgTTTCAGAAGAAGTAATACATTACGTTGAGGCTCATGAATTGTATAGACATGCTCTAGCACTGTACCGTTATGATTCGAAGAAGCAAAATGTCATTTATAACATTTACGCGAAGTACCTTTCATCGATTCAATCGTATACGGATGCTGCCATAGCATACGAAATGCTtggaaaattcaaagaggCAATGGGAGCGTATGAATCAGGTAAAAGATGGCGTGAGGCTATTACCATTGCTGTTCAGAAATTTCcagaagaagttgaaacAGTCGCTGAAGATTTGATTACTTCCTTAACATTTGAACATAGGTACATAGATGCTGCTGATATTCAACTAGAATATTTGAACAACGTTAAAGAAGCTGTTACTCTATATTGTAAGGCTTACAGGTACGATACTGCATGCCTAGTGGCAATcaaaggaaagaaagaggaatTGTTGGAAGAAGTTGTCGACCCTGGTTTGGGTGAAGGTTTCGGTATAATTGCAGAATTGCTTGCGGATTGTAAGGGCCAAGTAAATTCACAATTGAGAAGATTAAGAGAGTTACGAGCtaaaaaagaggaaaatcCATATGCCTTTTATGGTCAGGAAACTGAGCAAGCTGATGATGTTTCTATCGCACCTTCTGAGACATCGACGCAAGAATCATTTTTCACAAGATATACAGGTAAAACGGGGGGAACTGCAAAGACAGGTGCCTCTAGACGTACAGCTAAAAATAAACGTAGGGAAGAGCGTAAGCGTGCTCGTGGTAAAAAGGGGACCATATATGAAGAGGAGTATTTGGTTCAATCTGTTGCAAGGTTAATTGAGAGATTAACCCAAACAAAGTCTGATGCTGTGAGAGTTGTTGAGGGTCTTTGCAGAAGAAATATGAGAGAGCAGGCtcaccaaattcaaaagaattttgTTGAAGTACTCGATTTATTGAAGGCTAACGTTAAGGAGATTTATTCTATTAGCGAAAAAGACAGAGAGAGAGTTAATGAAAACGGGGAAGTTTACTACATCCCAGAAATTCCGGTTCCAGAGATCCAAGATTTCCCCAAGAGTCACATCGTTGATTTTTAA